A single region of the Gracilibacillus caseinilyticus genome encodes:
- a CDS encoding CBS domain-containing protein: MDEARSARFEAAFNQIHDKLCDYAQEQNNHSSFTEVLTKAKYHHAVIEQYYHILKQCSKLRNAMVHRKIKEDFYIAEPHEQVVKEIEQLAAILTEPPLAVTIASKPVEFFELKSTVPKLFDCLQEKGYSQYPIYQENKFVGLLTDGEIANTVIRHMDQLPEDKEQTIGDLFEITKEENVAIVGSDATVMDVEVLFQAHLQKGIKLEAILLTETGSAAELPVGIISSWDLIRLRTYDFPLLRHT, encoded by the coding sequence ATGGATGAAGCACGATCTGCACGATTCGAAGCTGCTTTTAATCAAATACACGATAAATTGTGTGATTACGCACAAGAACAGAACAACCATTCATCATTCACAGAAGTCTTGACCAAAGCCAAATACCACCATGCTGTTATTGAACAATATTATCATATACTAAAGCAATGCAGTAAATTAAGAAATGCCATGGTCCATCGAAAAATCAAAGAAGATTTTTACATAGCTGAGCCGCACGAACAAGTAGTAAAAGAAATAGAGCAGCTTGCAGCGATACTGACAGAGCCGCCATTAGCCGTCACAATCGCGTCAAAACCAGTAGAATTTTTTGAACTGAAGTCAACTGTTCCCAAATTATTCGACTGTTTACAGGAAAAAGGCTACTCACAATATCCCATTTATCAGGAGAATAAATTTGTTGGCTTGTTAACAGACGGTGAAATTGCAAATACTGTTATCCGACATATGGATCAGCTGCCAGAAGATAAGGAACAGACTATCGGCGATTTATTTGAAATCACGAAAGAAGAAAATGTCGCGATCGTAGGTAGTGATGCTACTGTAATGGATGTCGAAGTACTATTTCAAGCTCATTTACAAAAAGGGATTAAATTAGAAGCGATTCTTCTTACCGAAACAGGTTCTGCTGCAGAATTACCAGTCGGGATCATCTCTTCCTGGGACCTTATCCGTTTGCGAACGTACGATTTTCCTTTATTGCGTCATACGTAA
- a CDS encoding glutamate synthase subunit beta — MGKATGFMEIERQSANERNPAERIHDWKEYSAPFSDEVAKTQGARCMDCGTPFCHIGMDIDGATSGCPVYNLIPEWNDLVYKGKWREALDRLMKTNNFPEFTGRVCPAPCEGSCTVAINDPAVTIKNIEQKIIDKGFEEGWITPRVPEHRTGKTIAIVGSGPAGMAAADQLNQAGHEVTVYERSDRAGGLLTYGIPNMKLDKEVVERRVQLLREEGVTFELNTEVGKDISAEEIKEKYDSVILCTGAQKHRDLPLEGREGKGVRFAMDYLTRATESILDDSVEVEEELDADGKDVIVIGGGDTGADCIATALRQGAKSIAQFGKHPQLPIKRNDDNQWPAYPQVFSLEYAHKEAREKFGEDIRQYSIQTKKFVTDENGKLKELHTVEMKKTRDEKGMFVFEEIPGTEKVWPAQLVLIAIGFEGAEQPVLKAFDVETERNRVSAEYGDFRTNVEHVFAAGDARRGQSLIVWAINEGREVAYQVDQYLMGDTALPSVANM; from the coding sequence ATGGGGAAAGCAACAGGTTTTATGGAAATAGAAAGACAATCAGCAAATGAACGTAATCCTGCGGAAAGAATTCATGATTGGAAAGAATACTCTGCTCCTTTCTCAGATGAAGTGGCAAAAACACAAGGAGCACGTTGTATGGACTGTGGTACACCATTCTGTCATATCGGGATGGATATAGATGGGGCAACTTCAGGCTGCCCTGTCTACAACTTAATTCCCGAGTGGAATGACTTGGTGTACAAGGGGAAATGGAGAGAGGCCTTAGATCGTTTAATGAAAACAAATAATTTTCCTGAATTTACGGGAAGAGTATGTCCTGCACCATGTGAAGGTTCTTGTACCGTGGCAATTAATGATCCAGCTGTGACGATCAAAAATATCGAGCAAAAAATTATCGATAAAGGTTTTGAAGAAGGTTGGATAACACCACGTGTACCAGAACATCGCACTGGTAAAACCATTGCAATTGTCGGTTCTGGACCAGCTGGAATGGCTGCTGCCGATCAATTAAATCAGGCAGGACATGAGGTTACAGTTTACGAACGCTCAGATCGAGCTGGCGGATTGCTTACGTACGGTATTCCTAACATGAAATTAGATAAAGAAGTTGTGGAACGTCGTGTACAATTACTTCGTGAAGAAGGTGTGACCTTCGAGTTAAATACGGAAGTAGGAAAAGATATTTCTGCTGAAGAAATTAAAGAAAAATATGATTCTGTAATTCTGTGTACGGGTGCTCAAAAACACCGTGACCTTCCGTTAGAAGGCCGTGAGGGTAAAGGTGTACGTTTTGCAATGGATTATTTAACAAGAGCGACGGAAAGTATTTTAGATGATTCCGTCGAAGTAGAAGAAGAATTGGATGCTGATGGTAAAGATGTCATTGTTATTGGTGGCGGGGATACTGGTGCCGACTGTATCGCAACAGCACTTCGTCAAGGTGCGAAAAGTATCGCACAATTTGGTAAACACCCTCAACTACCGATTAAACGTAATGATGATAATCAATGGCCAGCATATCCACAGGTCTTCAGTCTAGAATACGCACATAAAGAAGCGAGAGAAAAATTCGGTGAAGATATTCGCCAATATTCCATCCAAACAAAGAAATTTGTTACAGATGAGAATGGCAAGCTAAAAGAACTTCACACAGTTGAAATGAAGAAAACTCGCGACGAAAAAGGCATGTTCGTATTTGAAGAAATTCCTGGAACGGAGAAAGTATGGCCAGCTCAATTAGTCTTAATCGCGATCGGTTTTGAAGGGGCTGAGCAGCCAGTGTTGAAAGCATTTGATGTAGAAACAGAACGCAATCGTGTCAGCGCAGAATACGGTGATTTCCGTACGAATGTGGAACATGTATTTGCAGCAGGTGACGCTCGACGTGGTCAAAGTCTTATCGTATGGGCTATTAACGAAGGTAGAGAAGTAGCCTATCAGGTAGACCAATATTTAATGGGCGACACAGCATTGCCGTCAGTAGCGAATATGTAG